From Rutidosis leptorrhynchoides isolate AG116_Rl617_1_P2 unplaced genomic scaffold, CSIRO_AGI_Rlap_v1 contig21, whole genome shotgun sequence, a single genomic window includes:
- the LOC139881913 gene encoding secreted RxLR effector protein 161-like codes for MCLSIEEEKKLMSKVPYASVVGSLTYAMFCTCPDICYVVGMVSRYQSNLGQAHWTPVKIILRYLKGTMDYKLCYQGNSLELKCYTNADNAGDQDERKSTSGSVFLLNNGAISWSSKKQGCVALSTMEAKFVSLCTGAQEAVWLRRFLMSFWEFIRKMQV; via the coding sequence ATGTGCCTGTCCATTGAAGAAGAAAAGAAACTAATGAGTAAAGTACCATACGCCAGTGTTGTTGGAAGCTTGACATATGCTATGTTTTGTACATGCCCGGACATCTGTTATGTAGTTGGGATGGTAAGTCGTTACCAATCTAATCTGGGGCAAGCTCACTGGACACCAGTTAAGATAATATTACGATATCTGAAAGGAACTATGGATTATAAGCTATGTTACCAAGGTAATAGTCTAGAGCTTAAATGCTACACGAACGCCGATAACGCCGGTGATCAGGATGAAAGAAAATCCACCTCAGGATCTGTCTTTTTACTTAATAATGGAGCCATTTCTTGGAGTAGTAAAAAGCAGGGTTGTGTAGCTTTATCCACGATGGAGGCAAAGTTTGTGTCTCTGTGCACTGGTGCACAAGAAGCAGTATGGCTTCGTAGATTCCTCATGAGTTTTTGGGAATTTATAAGGAAAATGCAGGTCTAA
- the LOC139881914 gene encoding CBL-interacting serine/threonine-protein kinase 8-like, whose product MVVLRKVGKYEVGRTIGEGTFAKVKFAQNTETGESVAMKVLDRSTIIKHKMVDQIKREISIMKLVRHPYVVRLHEVLASRTKIYIILEFITGGELFDKIVHHGRLSEAETRRYFQQLIDGVDYCHSKGVYHRDLKPENLLLDSLGNLKISDFGLSALPEQGVSVLRTTCGTPNYVAPEVLSHKGYDGAVADVWSCGVILYVLMAGYLPFDELDISTLYSKIEKADFSCPSWFPVGAKSLIHRMLDPNPGTRINIMQIRDDEWFKKDYVPVSLLEYEEVNLDDLNAVFEDSEEQLPNEQCGDEDMGPMILNAFDLIILSQGLNLATLFDRREDSVKHQTRFVTQKLPKDVLSSMEVVAQSMGFKTHIRNYKMRVEGLSADKASHFSIILEIFEVAPTFYMVDFQKAAGDTDEFLKIYKNFYNNIEDIISKPPNERSKSRITKSKSKRR is encoded by the exons ATGGTGGTATTGAGGAAAGTAGGAAAGTATGAGGTTGGGAGGACGATCGGAGAAGGAACATTTGCTAAAGTTAAGTTCGCACAGAATACTGAGACTGGTGAGAGTGTTGCTATGAAAGTGCTCGATCGAAGTACTATCATCAAACACAAAATGGTCGATCAG ATTAAGAGAGAGATATCTATCATGAAGCTTGTCAGACATCCATATGTCGTTCGTCTCCATGAG GTTCTGGCTAGTCGTACAAAGATTTATATTATCTTGGAGTTCATTACAGGTGGTGAATTGTTTGATAAAATA GTTCATCATGGACGGCTTAGTGAAGCTGAAACTAGGAGATATTTCCAGCAGCTTATTGATGGTGTGGATTATTGTCACAGCAAAGGAGTCTACCATAGAGATTTGAAG CCTGAAAATTTGTTGCTTGATTCCCTTGGAAATTTGAAAATTTCAGATTTTGGTCTGAGTGCATTACCTGAACAG GGAGTTAGCGTCCTTCGGACAACATGTGGGACTCCGAACTATGTGGCACCTGAG gtACTGAgtcacaagggttatgatggtgcCGTTGCTGATGTTTGGTCCTGTGGGGTCATCCTTTATGTTCTGATGGCAGGCTATCTTCCATTTGATGAGCTTGATATCTCAACGCTATACAGTAAG ATTGAGAAAGCAGATTTTTCATGCCCATCCTGGTTTCCAGTTGGAGCAAAATCTCTGATTCATAGAATGTTAGATCCAAATCCTGGAACC CGCATTAACATTATGCAAATTAGGGATGATGAGTGGTTTAAAAAGGATTATGTTCCAGTCAGTCTTCTCGAATATGAAGAAGTAAACTTGGATGATCTAAATGCTGTTTTTGAAGATTCAGAG GAGCAATTGCCTAATGAGCAATGTGGGGATGAGGACATGGGTCCTATGATTTTGAATGCATTCGACTTGATTATTCTGTCTCAAGGCCTCAACCTTGCAACACTCTTTGATCGTCGGGAG GACTCTGTTAAACACCAGACACGTTTTGTTACACAGAAGCTGCCAAAGGATGTTTTATCAAGCATGGAAGTAGTTGCACAATCAATGGGGTTTAAGACTCATATACGTAATTATAAG ATGAGAGTTGAGGGTCTTTCTGCAGATAAAGCTTCTCACTTCTCAATTATTCTGGAG ATTTTTGAAGTTGCTCCCACATTTTATATGGTCGACTTTCAAAAAGCAGCGGGAGATACTGATGAATTCCTCAAG ATTTACAaaaacttttataataatattgaggATATCATCTCGAAGCCACCAAATGAACGAAGCAAATCAAGGATCACGAAGTCTAAAAGTAAAAGGCGTTAA